In one window of Hevea brasiliensis isolate MT/VB/25A 57/8 chromosome 10, ASM3005281v1, whole genome shotgun sequence DNA:
- the LOC110657054 gene encoding ammonium transporter 3 member 1 translates to MAISAPPPNPVPVAYQGGTSAAVPDWLNKGDNAWQMISATLVGLQSVPGLVILYGSIVKKKWAVNSAFMALYAFAAVVICWVVWAYKMSFGDKLLPFWGKAGPALGQKFLIKQAELPETTQYYDNGGVETTMATPYYPMASMVWFQCVFAAITVILLAGSVLGRMNIKAWMAFVPLWLTFSYTVGAFSLWGGGFLFHWGVIDYSGGYVIHLSSGIAGLTTAFWVGPRSTKDRERFPPNNVLLMLAGAGLLWMGWAGFNGGDPYSANIDSSMAVLNTNICAATSLLVWTWLDVIFFKKPSVIGAVQGMITGLVCITPGAGLVQGWAAIVMGILSGSVPWFTMMIVHKRWTLLQKIDDTLGVFHTHAVAGLLGGALTGLFAEPTLCSLFLPVANSRGGVYGGSGGVQFLKQLAGGAFIIGWNLVITSIICVVINLVIPLRMSEEQLLIGDDAVHGEEAYALWGDGETYDSTKHGMYSDDTIHKTSTGATQVV, encoded by the exons ATGGCCATTTCAGCTCCTCCCCCAAACCCCGTACCCGTCGCATACCAAGGCGGCACATCGGCGGCAGTTCCCGACTGGTTAAACAAGGGAGACAACGCATGGCAAATGATATCGGCAACACTCGTGGGTCTTCAAAGCGTGCCGGGACTTGTAATTCTTTATGGCAGCATAGTAAAGAAGAAATGGGCTGTGAATTCGGCTTTCATGGCCTTATACGCCTTCGCTGCAGTGGTCATCTGCTGGGTGGTTTGGGCTTACAAGATGTCGTTCGGAGACAAGCTGTTGCCCTTCTGGGGAAAAGCTGGACCTGCCTTGGGCCAGAAGTTTTTGATCAAACAGGCTGAACTGCCAGAGACCACTCAGTATTACGATAATGGAGGTGTGGAAACGACCATGGCTACACCTTACTATCCAATGGCTTCGATGGTGTGGTTTCAGTGTGTATTTGCAGCAATAACAGTTATTTTGCTGGCGGGATCGGTGCTTGGGAGGATGAACATAAAGGCTTGGATGGCATTTGTGCCACTGTGGCTGACCTTCTCTTACACTGTGGGGGCTTTTAGCTTGTGGGGTGGAGGGTTCTTGTTTCACTGGGGTGTTATCGACTATTCTGGTGGTTATGTTATTCATCTTTCTTCTGGAATTGCTGGATTGACTACTGCTTTTTGG GTAGGACCAAGATCAACAAAGGACAGAGAGAGATTTCCACCAAATAATGTACTGCTGATGCTAGCAGGGGCAGGGTTACTGTGGATGGGATGGGCAGGATTCAATGGTGGAGATCCTTATTCTGCGAATATTGACTCTTCAATGGCCGTCCTTAACACTAACATCTGCGCAGCTACAAGCCTTCTGGTTTGGACTTGGCTTGATGTTATTTTCTTCAAGAAACCTTCTGTAATCGGCGCTGTTCAAGGCATGATCACCGGCCTTGTTTGTATTACTCCTGGTGCAG GTCTTGTGCAAGGATGGGCAGCAATAGTGATGGGAATATTATCAGGTAGTGTTCCATGGTTCACAATGATGATTGTACACAAAAGATGGACGCTTCTCCAAAAAATAGATGACACCCTAGGTGTCTTTCACACCCATGCCGTTGCTGGACTTTTAGGCGGTGCTTTGACTGGCCTTTTTGCCGAGCCCACATTATGTTCCCTTTTTTTACCTGTTGCAAATTCTAGAGGTGGCGTTTATGGTGGCTCCGGTGGAGTTCAATTCCTCAAACAACTAGCTGGCGGTGCATTCATCATTGGGTGGAATTTGGTTATCACCTCAATCATTTGTGTGGTGATAAATTTGGTAATCCCATTGCGTATGTCGGAGGAGCAGCTGTTGATAGGAGATGATGCCGTGCACGGCGAAGAGGCTTATGCATTATGGGGCGATGGTGAAACATATGACTCCACCAAGCATGGTATGTACTCCGATGATACCATCCATAAGACATCTACTGGTGCTACGCAAGTTGTTTAA